The genome window TCAGCCTTAAGTTTTTAAACGAGATTTTACATTTTTAAAATAAAAAAATGGATAAATTTAAACGAAATACCAAACAAAAGCGCCTATTTTGATTGTGTTTGCGATTTTACGGTTGTAAATTTAAAAACCACACCTGCACTCAAGTACAATATACAAAAAATAGAAAAAACAATATAATAGCACAAATTTTAAAGTAAAGGATAGTCGTGCCGGCCGAAGCAAGTATCGTAAAAAGCATCGAAAAAGACGCCATCGTCATACCGCAAAATAGCGATAAAGACGTAGTCATAACAGACGAAGATACTTTTCTATCAGATCAAGGCGCAACAGTAAAAGAAAACATTGAAGACGCGACCGTAGCGGCCGACACCATTGCGTTACAGCAACCATCGCTGGACGAAACTCAAACTCAAGATACAAAGGAAAGCGCAACTGACGGTAGTGGCGGTTCGGCTAGCTTAGATGGCGTGAGCCTGAGCAAGGTTGCGTTTACAGAAGGCGGCCATATATCAAGCGTAATTGCAACTTATAGCAACCCGTATACGCAAAATCAACCTTCTATTGCAGTTGAACGAGCTATCGGTATTGCTACCAAGATAATTTCATCATCCCCTGCGCCAAAAGCACTACAAGTAAGATCTCTAAGCGATGTCATGGAGGGATCTGGTGATTATTTGACATTTGCTTTATCCGTAGGAAGCGCCCTAAAAGCTAGACCGACTACGCTAAATTTTAGCCTAAGCGGCGGAACGGCAGGCGTAGATTACGAGGCGGGTTCTATGCAGTATTCGACCGACGGCGGCTTAAGCTGGACTAGCGGCAGCCAAGCAACCATCGCCGACGCCAACGATATAAATAGCGTTCAAATAAGAGTAAAAATCATAGATAACGACGGGCATGGCGGCGTAAATTTATCGAGCACCTCTACGACGCAGAGCGACAACCAAAACCAAGGCGTAGAAGGCGAATCAAAAGTAGATGCAAACGGCGTTAAATACGAAGACTACGGCGTAACCTACAAAGACTACTCTAGAAATTTAACCCTAACCGTCACCACGGACAATACTGAGATAATAAACTCTAGCGCAACGGGCAAAATAATAGACCACGACGACTATCTAAGCATACAAGGAAATGCACAAACCGACGGCAAGCATATAAATACCGGCGCGGGCGACGATACGCTAAATCTTAGCGGTCACGTTAAAAATCATTTCGTCGCAAATACCGGCTCCGGTAACGACGTCGTAAACATAAATGGCCAAGTTACAGATAGCTCCAGTATCAACACCGAGGAAGACAACGATATCGTAAACATAAAAGGCGTTATCGAAAATTCCGAAGTACACACCGGAACGGGCGATGATACGGTGAGCATAAAAAACTCCGCCGTCAAAGGGCAAGACGGCTCAAAAGCCACGATAGATACCGATGAAGGCGACGATATCATAACGGTTGAAAATTCCGCATTAGAAAAAGTAGATATCATCGCAGGCAACGGAGAAAACAAGGTAACATTGGGGCAAAATTCCACCTTTAAAGACGTTAGAGTAACGACGGGAAAAGACGCCGATACGATAAATATAGAATCCGACGTGACCGGCTCTACAAACAACAGAAACGACTCCATCATATCAACATACGCAGGCAACGATAACATCAATATAAAATCCGGCGTAACGCTCACCAACGTCGCCGTAAACACAGGCGCAGGCGAGGAAAAGATCGAGCTAGAAGGAGTTAAATTTGTAAATTCCGAGCTATTTATGGAGGATGATAACGACGAAGTAACCATCTCTAATAGCGCCTTTGAAAACGCTACTATATCGGGAAACACTGCCGGCATAGGCACGGGCAAAGGCGAAGACGTCGTAACGCTAAACAGCGGAGGCGAGTTTAAACAAGGCACATACATACACACCGGTACGGGCAACGACGCTATAAACGTAAACGGCGGAGCGATCATTGATAAAGCCCAGATAAACGCCGCCGAAGGAGACGACGAAATACATATCAACAGCGGTGCGCAGATCCAAAACGCCTCACGCATAGCCGGAGGCGAAGGCAACGACACCATAGACGTAAACGGCGGCGCAAACGTCTCGCACTCCGTGATATTTGGAGGCAGAGGCGATGACACTATAAACATAAAAGCCGGAGCGAATTTTGATAATTATTCTGAAATAAGAGGCGACGAGGGCAACGACAAAGTCGTGATAGAAAAAGGAGCAAACATCTCAACCTCCGTCATAAAAGGCGGTGACGGCGAAGATACGCTAAATATCTCCGAAAACATAGACTTTAGCAAGGTTAAAGACTTTGAAAAACTCGAGCTAGGCGGCGCCGAAAACAACGTCGAAACCACGATAACCGCCAAAGACGTGCTTGATATGACGGATAGCGACAACAGGCTAAGGATAGACGGCGAGAGCGGAGATACGCTGCATCTTAAAAACTTTACCCAAGGAAACGTAGGCGCGGAATACACCGAATATAACGGCACGACCCAAAGCGTAACCGTAGAGGTCAAAAACGAAATAAACGTCGATATTCTGCCTTGATACGCCAAATTTGGCTTTCTTAGTTTTGCATACTTTCTAAATTTAGCCCGCTTGCGCGTCAAATTTAAGTTTAGCGATTTTGGTCAAATTTGACGGTTTAAAATTTGACCCAAACTTGCCGCACAAACTAAAACAACTTAAATTTACAGCCCGGCTTTCTTAAATTTTAACCGCGCTCCCGCCAAAACCGACGCGAAACTCCGTTAGCCCGCCGCCGCTTTTGCACGAGATTTTAAACCCGAGCTCCTCGCAAAATGTTTTAACGATGTGAAGCCCGATACCAAAACCGCCGTTTCGCTCGTCAAACCGCGTATAAAGATCAAAAATCCGCGGCAAATTTTCCTTCGCGATGCCCGCGCCGCTGTTTGATATCGCGAGCGCTGCGGGGGTTAAATTTACGCTTACCGAGCCATTTTCGTCGCAGTATTTTATGGCGTTGCTAAGTAGATTATCGATGATTTTTCGCGTTTTTTTATAGGACGAGCGTAGCTGCACCTCGGCGATTTGCATGCTTATGTTTATATTTTTTTGCTCTAAATTTAGCCCAAAGTACCCGATCCGCTCGCGCACCAGCTCGCTTAGGCTAAAGCTCGTCGCCGCTACGTCCTCTTTGCCGCTAAGTTTGACCAGCGTAAGGTCCTCGTAAAGCGTCGAGATCGTTTTGGATGCGGTTTTTATGTTATTTAGGTTTTTTTTCGGATCGGTCTCAAACATCTCTATACTCATCAAAATGACGCTAAGAGGCGTGTTTATCTCATGCGTCGTATCCCTGATAAAGCCATTTAAAAAGTCGATACGACGGTAAAGCGGGCGCAGCGAAAGACGGATGATAAAATAAGCTATGACTAAAATAGCAAGCAGTATCATAAACGAGAAAAATATTATCTTGAGTTTTAGCGTAAAGATCGCAAACTCGGGATCCGCGACCTTGACCGCGACGTAGTACTCCTCCTCGCCGAAATGATTTTTGAGATAAAACTGCACCACAGAGCTCGTTCCGTCCTTGTATCTGCTCGGCATGCCCTCGCGCGGCTCAAAGTCGTCCTCGATCTCCTCGCCCGTTTTTAAATTTACGGCAAAAGCCTCGACGTCGTCGAAATCATCGTCGTCTATCTCGCCGTTTTTTTGTAATTTATTTTGCAGGTGATGCTGCAAATCTCGCACGATAAATACGTCGCGGTCTAGGATAAAATGCTTCTCGCGCTCGTAAAACATCTGTGCGAAAAAAACCAAAAATGCGGCGCTCGTGATAAAATAAAGTAAAAAAATAGGTAAAATTTGACGGTCCAAGAGCGGGGCGAAGGCTTTTTTAATTGATTTTAGAAGTGACATTTGCCGCCTTTTGGATCAAATTTGACCGTATTTTGCGGACGTAAATTTTGAAGCATAAAACGGCAAAAATCTTGCGTAAATTTGGATGAAATTTCAAACCCGCGCCCTACTCTTTGTATCTCGGCCGCACTAAAAAGCTTAAACATATTTATAGCCTAGCTTTGATGCGCTAACGATACGCTCTTTGCCTAAAATTTTACGCAGCTCCGCGATATAAACGCGCAGGCTAAGCTCGCTAGGACTCTCGTCGTAGTCCCAAATTTGAGAATAGATCTCCTCTCTACTCAAAAATTTATCCTGATTTTTAAGTAAGAGTGCTAGCAGCCTAGACTGCTTTTTAGGCATCGAGACAGCCCTGCCGTCACGAAACAGCAGACCCTGATTCATATCAAAGCCCAAATTTTCGCCCAGATTTACCAGCTCGTTTTTGTTATGTACGAAGGTGCGTTTTAGCAAATTTTGTACGCGCAGATGCAGCTCTTTTAGCTCAAACGGCTTTTTGATATAGTCGTCGCAGCCGCTAGTAAAGCCGGTTTGTACGTCATCAAGCGTATTTAGCGAGGTCGTAAATATACAAGGCGTGTTTTTGCCCGTGTTTCGCAGCTCCCGAAGTAGCGCAAAACCGCTGCCGCCGATGATCTTGACGTCAAATATCCAAAGATCAAAGTTGCTCTCGTAGGCCAAATTTAACGCGTCGTCGTAGCTTTTCGCGCCCGCAGTCTCGTAGCCCTGAGCCTGCAAGTACGCGCACATCATCTCAAGCAGCATATTTTCGTCCTCGACGATC of Campylobacter showae contains these proteins:
- a CDS encoding sensor histidine kinase, whose protein sequence is MSLLKSIKKAFAPLLDRQILPIFLLYFITSAAFLVFFAQMFYEREKHFILDRDVFIVRDLQHHLQNKLQKNGEIDDDDFDDVEAFAVNLKTGEEIEDDFEPREGMPSRYKDGTSSVVQFYLKNHFGEEEYYVAVKVADPEFAIFTLKLKIIFFSFMILLAILVIAYFIIRLSLRPLYRRIDFLNGFIRDTTHEINTPLSVILMSIEMFETDPKKNLNNIKTASKTISTLYEDLTLVKLSGKEDVAATSFSLSELVRERIGYFGLNLEQKNINISMQIAEVQLRSSYKKTRKIIDNLLSNAIKYCDENGSVSVNLTPAALAISNSGAGIAKENLPRIFDLYTRFDERNGGFGIGLHIVKTFCEELGFKISCKSGGGLTEFRVGFGGSAVKI
- a CDS encoding response regulator transcription factor; this encodes MSKILIVEDENMLLEMMCAYLQAQGYETAGAKSYDDALNLAYESNFDLWIFDVKIIGGSGFALLRELRNTGKNTPCIFTTSLNTLDDVQTGFTSGCDDYIKKPFELKELHLRVQNLLKRTFVHNKNELVNLGENLGFDMNQGLLFRDGRAVSMPKKQSRLLALLLKNQDKFLSREEIYSQIWDYDESPSELSLRVYIAELRKILGKERIVSASKLGYKYV